One part of the Muntiacus reevesi chromosome 18, mMunRee1.1, whole genome shotgun sequence genome encodes these proteins:
- the LOC136149509 gene encoding LOW QUALITY PROTEIN: uncharacterized bromodomain-containing protein 10-like (The sequence of the model RefSeq protein was modified relative to this genomic sequence to represent the inferred CDS: deleted 1 base in 1 codon): protein MSVPGKPGEMKPAGEERPPAAAEEEDDDELVAAAPASRPARRSASSREDADDDEEEEAMVVGGGGCKEQELTYELQQGYRILGEFLQEKHRGLTAPCLQPLGGVATREEEAAEGPRVGGGRGSRALPQQPGQGMCLLKMEEKFASGQYGGITEFVADFRLMLETCYRQHGVDHWISKQGQKLEMMLEQKLALLSRHLREKTTIAVTSRGYYGLEDEKGTACTSTRRRSTPRSLAGLTSGVFESVMVQVLRQEEQLRAKEEKRLREQERKEAEEASQKEIEEWERKLLAQAAPTCMETMWEIPAIGHFLCLAQQILNLPEIVFYELERCLLMPQCNAFLSKIMTSLLSPPHRRPTLYRRPTLPYRTWEAALRQKVQQWYTAVGQTENPDNCAEKLGLCPQFFKVLGEVNPLEEKPFHELPFYQKVWLLKGLCDFVYETQKEVQDAVLGQPIHECREVILGYDYLENAYVHFPQFCGADVRIYKQRPFQAPEFPVPPIKIQRVPRIKLEKLKCDYVSASNGEHRCSREGLPSAFRKEQEINFDPTCCPAKMNLDNHDISVETEVKSNCEIRIRRPCEMNITDCCKENLEKPGSPGEVTSLGEPLSPGEIRFIENQEKYGEASRVKPEPSPLKENALKSCQIHVNRSHSDHPDINCHKVVRDILLEQSLQSHKKLKLTKMRAKKKKKKKKKLKDILNENLQRKRESLHSLAFKSYKPEIQNKLLIIKKKAKHKKHKSGKLTQMGNDYILAYFK, encoded by the exons ATGAGCGTGCCCGGGAAGCCGGGGGAGATGAAGCCGGCTGGAGAAGAGCGGCCGCCGGCGGCGGCCGAGGAAGAGGACGACGACGAGTTGGTGGCAGCGGCCCCGGCCTCACGGCCAGCCCGAAGGAGTGCCTCCTCGAGGGAGGACGCGGACGACGACGAAGAGGAGGAGGCGATGGTGGTCGGGGGCGGTGGCTGCAAGGAGCAGGAGCTGACCTACGAGCTGCAGCAGGGCTACCGCATCCTGGGCGAGTTCCTGCAGGAGAAGCACCGAGGCCTCACCGCCCCATGCCTCCAACCCTTGGGGGGCGttgccaccagggaagaggaGGCGGCCGAGGGGCCGCGCGTCGGAGGAGGCCGGGGCAGTCGCGCCCTCCCGCAGCAGCCCGGTCAGGGCATGTGTCTGCTGAAGATGGAGGAGAAGTTCGCCAGCGGCCAGTACGGGGGCATCACCGAGTTCGTGGCGGACTTCAGGTTGATGCTGGAGACGTGCTACCGCCAGCATGGAGTGGACCACTGGATCTCCAAACAGGGCCAGAAGCTGGAGATGATGCTGGAGCAGAAGTTGGCGCTTCTTTC AAGGCACTTGAGAGAAAAGACAACGATAGCAGTTACATCTAGAGGCTATTATGGATTGGAGGATGAGAAGGGAACTGCATGTACTTCAACAAGGCGTCGGTCAACACCACGAAGTTTGGCAGGCTTGACAAGTGGAGTTTTTGAATCTGTAATGGTTCAAGTTTTGAGACAGGAAGAACAGCtgagagcaaaagaagaaaaa AGGCTTCGGgagcaggaaaggaaagaagcagAAGAAGCTAGTCAAAAGGAAATAGAAGAATGGGAAAGGAAACTTCTAGCTCAAGCAGCTCCAACTTGCATGGAGACCATGTGGGAAATTCCGGCCATTGGGCATTTCCTTTGTTTAGCCCAGCAAATTTTAAATTTGCCAGAAATAGTCTTTTACGAATTGGAACGTTGTCTTCTGATGCCTCAATGTAATGCTTTTCTATCTAAAATAATGACTTCTCTATTAAGTCCTCCCCATCGCAGACCTACCTTATATCGAAGACCTACTTTGCCTTATAGGACCTGGGAAGCAGCACTGAGGCAGAAAGTGCAGCAGTGGTACACGGCTGTAGGGCAGACAGAAAATCCTGACAACTGTGCCGAAAAACTTGGGTTGTGtcctcagttttttaaagttcttgGAGAAGTCAATCCATTGGAAGAAAAACCTTTTCATGAACTACCTTTCTACCAAAAAGTGTGGCTACTTAAGGGTCTTTGTGACTTTGTGTATGAAACACAAAAGGAAGTTCAAGATGCTGTTCTTGGGCAGCCTATTCATGAATGCAGGGAAGTTATTCTTGGTTATGATTATTTGGAGAATGCTTATgtacattttccaca a ttttgtgGTGCAGATGTACGGATTTACAAACAAAGACCTTTTCAGGCCCCAGAATTTCCAGTCCCACCCATTAAAATACAAAGAGTACCTCGAATTAAACTGGAGAAATTGAAGTGTGACTATGTTAGTGCAAGTAATGGAGAGCATAGGTGTAGTAGAGAAGGCCTGCCTTCTGCCTTCAGAAAAGAGCAGGAAATTAATTTTGATCCAACCTGCTGCCCTGCTAAAATGAACTTAGATAATCATGACATCTCTGTTGAAACGGAAGTGAAATCTAACTGTGAAATTAGAATTCGAAGGCCCTGTGAAATGAATATAACTGATTGTtgtaaagaaaat ttagagaaacCAGGAAGTCCAGGGGAGGTTACTAGCTTAGGAGAGCCTCTCAGTCCAGGTGAAATAAGGTTTAtagaaaatcaggaaaaatatGGTGAAGCTTCTAGAGTAAAGCCTGAACCCAGTCCATTAAAAGAAAATGCTCTGAAATCTTGCCAGATACATGTAAATAGAAGCCACAGTGACCATCCAGACATTAACTGCCACAAAGTTGTAAGGGATATTCTATTAGAACAGTCACTGCAGAGCCACAAGAAACTCAAACTAACTAAAATGAgggcaaaaaagaagaaaaagaaaaaaaagaaattgaaagatatTTTGAATGAAAACTTACAGAGAAAGCGTGAAAGTCTTCATTCCCTTGCATTCAAGTCTTACAAACCTGAGATCCAGAATAAGTTACTGATcatcaaaaagaaagcaaaacacaagAAGCACAAATCTGGTAAGCTGACACAGATGGGCAACGATTACATTTTAGCATACTTCAAGTAG